One window of the Desmospora profundinema genome contains the following:
- the argH gene encoding argininosuccinate lyase: MKLWGGRFTKPTNQLVEEYTASIGFDQLLVEEDIRGSLAHVKMLGASGILSPDEMEIISNGLTTIRDRVRAGEVEFSVSLEDIHMNIEQLLIEEVGPVGGKLHTGRSRNDQVALDMHLYVRARTLEMIQGLLAVQKALVMQAEAHVDTLLPGYTHLQRAQPVRLAHHLLAYAEMFGRDVERFMDSYKRVNMMPLGAGAIAGTPFPIDREQVAAELEFDRLYENSMDAVSDRDYLVEFLANASLVMVHLSRLSEELILWSSEEFGYVELDDAFCTGSSMMPQKKNPDVPELIRGKTGRVMGHWVALLTTLKALPLTYNKDMQEDKEGVFDTVATLSGALALTAPMLEGMNVKTDRMRQHAEEGFAAATDVADYLAAKGVPFREAHAVVGRLVLHCIQEGETLSGLSLDAYRKFHPAFEADIHQRIHVEAVADARDVRGGTARNRVLSALKQKKEQLDETLAWLDTV, encoded by the coding sequence ATGAAACTTTGGGGCGGGCGCTTCACCAAGCCAACCAACCAACTGGTTGAAGAATACACAGCCTCGATCGGCTTTGACCAACTCCTGGTGGAAGAAGATATCCGAGGCAGCCTCGCCCATGTGAAAATGTTGGGGGCAAGCGGGATCCTTTCGCCGGACGAAATGGAAATCATATCCAATGGACTGACAACGATCCGGGACCGGGTTCGGGCCGGGGAGGTGGAGTTTTCCGTCTCTCTGGAAGATATCCATATGAATATTGAACAGCTGTTGATCGAAGAGGTGGGCCCTGTGGGTGGAAAGCTGCACACGGGGAGGAGCCGTAATGATCAAGTGGCACTGGATATGCATCTGTATGTCCGTGCCCGTACCTTGGAAATGATCCAGGGTCTGTTAGCGGTTCAAAAAGCACTCGTGATGCAGGCCGAAGCCCATGTGGATACGTTGTTGCCCGGATATACACATCTACAGCGGGCTCAACCGGTTCGGCTGGCACACCACCTGTTGGCTTATGCGGAGATGTTTGGGCGTGATGTGGAACGGTTTATGGACAGCTACAAGCGGGTAAACATGATGCCGCTCGGTGCGGGGGCGATCGCCGGCACTCCCTTTCCGATCGATCGGGAACAGGTGGCGGCGGAACTGGAATTTGACCGATTGTACGAAAACAGCATGGACGCGGTGAGCGATCGGGATTATCTGGTGGAGTTTTTGGCCAACGCTTCGCTGGTGATGGTTCACCTGTCACGGCTGTCGGAAGAACTGATCCTCTGGTCCAGTGAAGAGTTCGGCTATGTGGAGCTGGATGACGCCTTTTGTACCGGAAGCAGCATGATGCCGCAGAAAAAAAATCCCGATGTTCCAGAGCTGATTCGGGGTAAGACAGGGCGGGTGATGGGGCATTGGGTAGCGTTGCTGACGACGCTGAAGGCGCTGCCGCTCACCTACAACAAAGACATGCAGGAGGACAAGGAAGGGGTGTTTGATACGGTAGCCACCCTGTCCGGTGCCTTGGCGTTGACCGCGCCCATGTTAGAAGGGATGAACGTGAAAACGGATCGGATGCGGCAACACGCGGAAGAAGGGTTTGCCGCTGCCACTGATGTGGCGGATTATTTGGCAGCCAAGGGCGTTCCCTTCCGCGAGGCTCATGCGGTCGTGGGCCGTCTCGTTCTTCATTGCATTCAGGAGGGAGAAACCCTTTCCGGCCTTTCACTGGATGCCTATCGGAAATTTCACCCGGCGTTTGAGGCGGATATCCATCAACGCATCCATGTGGAGGCAGTGGCTGACGCCCGGGATGTACGGGGTGGGACCGCCCGGAATCGGGTTTTGTCAGCACTAAAACAAAAAAAGGAACAGTTGGATGAAACCTTGGCATGGTTGGACACCGTTTAA
- the ftsE gene encoding cell division ATP-binding protein FtsE, which yields MIEMHDVYKVYGNGVKALNGINVKIDQGEFVYVVGPSGAGKSTFIKLMYREEKPTHGVILINGVNIKRVRDWKIPYLRRNIGVVFQDYKLLPNMTAYENVAFAMEAVEAPRRKIRRRVQEMLELVGLYDRMNALPSQLSGGEQQRVSIARAMVNNPNFIIADEPTGNLDPENSWDIMYLLEEINTRGTTVVMATHNKEIVNTMRKRVIAVEQGIIVRDEQQGEYGYED from the coding sequence GTGATTGAAATGCATGATGTGTACAAAGTTTACGGCAACGGGGTTAAAGCCCTGAACGGGATCAATGTCAAAATCGACCAGGGTGAATTTGTCTATGTAGTGGGGCCCAGCGGTGCCGGGAAAAGTACCTTTATCAAATTGATGTATCGGGAAGAAAAGCCGACCCACGGTGTGATCTTGATCAATGGTGTCAACATCAAGCGGGTTCGGGATTGGAAAATTCCGTATCTTCGTCGCAACATTGGCGTTGTATTTCAGGATTATAAATTGCTGCCCAATATGACCGCTTATGAAAATGTCGCATTTGCGATGGAAGCGGTGGAAGCCCCCCGTCGCAAAATCCGGCGCCGGGTGCAGGAAATGCTGGAGTTGGTGGGGCTGTATGACCGCATGAACGCCCTGCCTTCCCAGTTGTCCGGGGGGGAGCAGCAGCGTGTTTCCATCGCCCGGGCAATGGTGAACAACCCCAACTTCATCATTGCTGATGAGCCCACCGGGAACTTGGATCCGGAAAACTCCTGGGACATCATGTACTTGCTGGAGGAGATCAACACCCGCGGAACCACCGTGGTGATGGCGACTCACAACAAAGAGATTGTAAACACCATGCGCAAGCGCGTGATTGCAGTGGAACAAGGGATTATTGTCCGCGACGAGCAGCAGGGGGAATACGGTTATGAAGATTGA
- the ftsX gene encoding permease-like cell division protein FtsX has translation MKIDTMFRHIREAFKSIIRNGWMTFAAVSASGVTLLIFGFFLVFAFNISFMAGELDKQVSVRASLSATASADNIDQLKEQIQKDPMVADVEFVSKEDGLKMMKEQWGDDSEYLDGLEKDNPLPDTLVIKAVDPQKTPELKEKIKKFNFVDDADAGEGVTDRLLDLSSLVRNVVLLFGLGLAVLAAFLISNTIKLTIFARRREIEVMRLVGASNWFIRWPFFFEGGLIGILGSIIPVAVVLAVYSGIIRVLDADSAYGFFKLLPMSSISMWVAGVTILLGVIIGVWGSMISIRRFLKV, from the coding sequence ATGAAGATTGACACGATGTTTCGACACATTCGTGAAGCGTTTAAAAGCATTATTCGCAACGGATGGATGACATTTGCAGCTGTCAGCGCTAGCGGAGTGACCTTGCTTATTTTCGGATTTTTCCTCGTGTTCGCATTCAACATCAGTTTTATGGCGGGTGAACTGGACAAGCAGGTGTCTGTTCGTGCTTCGCTCAGCGCAACAGCCTCCGCCGACAATATCGATCAGTTGAAAGAGCAGATCCAAAAAGATCCCATGGTCGCGGATGTGGAGTTCGTCTCAAAAGAAGATGGACTCAAAATGATGAAAGAGCAATGGGGGGATGACAGCGAGTATTTGGACGGTTTGGAAAAAGACAACCCGTTGCCGGATACGCTGGTAATCAAAGCAGTCGATCCCCAGAAAACACCGGAGTTGAAGGAGAAAATAAAAAAATTCAATTTTGTAGATGATGCAGATGCTGGGGAAGGTGTTACCGACCGATTGCTCGATCTGTCCTCTTTGGTCCGCAATGTGGTGCTGTTGTTTGGTTTGGGCCTCGCCGTTTTGGCCGCCTTTTTGATCTCCAATACGATTAAACTCACTATTTTTGCACGCCGTCGGGAAATTGAAGTTATGCGCTTGGTAGGTGCCAGCAACTGGTTTATTCGATGGCCCTTCTTCTTTGAAGGCGGATTAATTGGAATCCTAGGCTCTATCATTCCAGTGGCGGTTGTGTTGGCTGTTTACAGCGGGATCATCCGGGTTTTGGATGCAGATAGCGCCTATGGTTTCTTCAAATTACTCCCGATGTCGTCCATTTCCATGTGGGTCGCAGGCGTGACCATCCTGCTCGGTGTGATTATCGGGGTATGGGGAAGTATGATTTCCATCCGCCGGTTCTTAAAGGTTTAA
- a CDS encoding murein hydrolase activator EnvC family protein produces the protein MKRKWLAGLTALTLTVTLLAPGPVSADEIDEKKDAIKERDKEIQRIEKERNETEKDLQSTFAELNDRKKELNQLNHEVYQTEQALKKSEKKLEEKEKQLEEQQRLFKERVRSIYQQGEMFYFQTLVDAGSIDEFLSRLEFVRQVAKRDQTLIAGYERDRKELAEERENMEELLAKRKEKSEQAQKLHDDLTAEYKKYEKDLSKLSKEQENLEEVNEEERKKVRDLVRKRQQERQRTDPSSGKYEGGKFLWPVKGAPLTSPYGMRYHPVRKENRMHTGIDLGAPLGTPILAAASGKVIDSRPASGYGYIIIIDHGGGLSTLYAHMYAQGAKVSAGQEVSKGQVIAEVGNNGWSTGPHLHFEVLKNGNHTDPMPYFKQ, from the coding sequence GTGAAACGAAAGTGGCTTGCGGGGCTTACGGCGCTGACGTTGACGGTGACCCTCCTGGCGCCCGGTCCGGTGTCGGCTGACGAGATCGACGAGAAAAAAGATGCCATCAAAGAGCGGGACAAGGAGATTCAACGGATTGAAAAAGAGAGAAACGAGACGGAGAAGGATCTTCAATCCACATTTGCGGAACTGAATGACCGGAAAAAGGAACTTAACCAACTGAACCATGAGGTTTACCAAACCGAACAAGCGCTCAAAAAGAGCGAGAAAAAGTTGGAGGAGAAAGAAAAACAGCTGGAAGAGCAGCAGAGGCTGTTTAAAGAACGGGTTCGGTCGATCTATCAACAGGGAGAGATGTTCTATTTTCAGACGTTGGTGGATGCCGGTTCCATCGATGAATTCCTTTCCCGCCTCGAATTCGTCAGACAGGTGGCCAAGCGGGATCAAACGCTGATTGCAGGATATGAACGAGACCGCAAGGAGTTGGCGGAAGAAAGAGAAAATATGGAAGAGCTTTTGGCCAAGCGAAAAGAGAAGAGTGAGCAGGCGCAAAAGCTGCATGACGATTTGACAGCGGAGTACAAAAAATACGAAAAAGACCTCTCCAAGCTCTCCAAAGAACAGGAAAACCTGGAAGAGGTAAACGAGGAAGAGAGAAAGAAAGTCCGGGACCTCGTTCGAAAACGGCAACAGGAGCGGCAACGGACCGACCCCTCTTCCGGCAAATACGAGGGTGGTAAGTTCCTATGGCCGGTAAAAGGAGCACCGTTGACTTCGCCCTACGGTATGCGTTACCATCCCGTACGCAAGGAGAACCGCATGCATACCGGCATTGATCTGGGGGCTCCTCTGGGAACACCCATCCTTGCTGCGGCTTCCGGCAAAGTGATCGATTCCCGACCGGCATCCGGCTATGGATACATCATTATCATCGATCATGGTGGAGGACTGTCTACCCTGTACGCTCATATGTATGCCCAAGGGGCAAAAGTGAGCGCGGGGCAGGAAGTGTCCAAAGGGCAAGTGATCGCCGAGGTGGGGAACAATGGCTGGTCGACCGGACCGCATTTGCACTTTGAGGTACTGAAAAATGGAAACCATACCGATCCGATGCCGTATTTCAAACAGTAG
- a CDS encoding murein hydrolase activator EnvC family protein produces the protein MKWRMLVGTMVLCLSMGLFPFGKAQAENDAEKARDELEEIRGEKDDLKGELKEIAEKLDQYEQKMDELANEIDEANQEIEKTEDRLIVIQEKLDEKDASFRDRVRSLYQQGEMGHMTSLFESRSLGEFLARFETLRLLVKQDRHLVDEVANQKKAELKHKRALAQLEREKKKKVEEAEEAFEEMMALRQKNRTQLAQIEEKEQIKESEVRQINLLAAKNGDFKYEGGPLSWPGDNREITSSFGYRTHPVTKVYKLHTGMDIRAKMGDPIYAAADGVVMESKPAAGYGWIILLDHGSGLTTLYAHMYPNQVMVNKGDWVERGETIARVGSYGFSTGPHNHFEVRENGELKNPINYLK, from the coding sequence ATGAAGTGGCGAATGCTTGTCGGAACCATGGTTCTCTGTCTGAGCATGGGTCTCTTCCCTTTTGGGAAGGCTCAGGCAGAGAATGATGCGGAAAAAGCCAGGGATGAGTTAGAGGAGATTCGTGGGGAAAAGGACGATTTGAAAGGCGAATTGAAGGAGATTGCCGAGAAGCTGGATCAATACGAGCAAAAAATGGACGAGCTGGCGAACGAAATTGACGAAGCCAATCAGGAGATTGAAAAAACGGAGGATCGCCTGATTGTGATCCAGGAAAAATTGGACGAAAAAGATGCCAGTTTCCGTGATCGCGTCCGGAGTTTGTATCAGCAGGGGGAGATGGGTCATATGACCTCTCTCTTTGAATCTCGCTCATTGGGAGAATTCCTGGCCCGTTTCGAGACGTTGCGCCTGTTGGTCAAGCAAGATCGACACCTGGTGGACGAAGTGGCCAATCAGAAAAAAGCGGAATTGAAACATAAACGGGCATTGGCCCAGTTGGAACGGGAGAAAAAGAAAAAAGTGGAAGAGGCGGAAGAAGCCTTTGAAGAGATGATGGCGCTTCGCCAAAAAAACCGGACCCAACTGGCCCAGATCGAAGAGAAAGAGCAGATTAAGGAATCCGAAGTGCGACAGATCAACTTGTTGGCCGCCAAAAACGGGGATTTCAAATACGAGGGTGGTCCTCTCAGTTGGCCGGGGGACAATCGCGAGATCACGTCTTCTTTCGGGTATCGGACACATCCGGTAACCAAGGTGTATAAACTCCATACCGGCATGGATATTCGCGCCAAGATGGGTGATCCCATCTATGCTGCCGCCGATGGTGTGGTAATGGAGAGTAAACCGGCTGCGGGATACGGTTGGATTATCCTTTTGGATCATGGTAGCGGTTTGACGACCCTTTATGCCCATATGTACCCCAACCAGGTGATGGTAAACAAGGGGGACTGGGTGGAACGAGGAGAGACGATCGCCCGTGTGGGCAGCTACGGTTTTTCCACTGGGCCCCACAATCACTTTGAAGTCCGTGAAAATGGTGAGCTGAAAAATCCGATTAACTACCTGAAATGA
- a CDS encoding S41 family peptidase: MRGRTVALLLVCAVLFSSLATATVLGGGGLLSQVTGSPAGQDTQGLDRHIDKLREAYGLIQSQYIGEVKEQQLIDGAIRGMVDSLDDPYSAYMDKNMAKQFHSSLESSFQGIGAEVTMKNGRVTIVSPFKDSPAEKAGLRPEDQIHKVNGESLEGLDLNEAVEKIKGPKGSKAKLEVVRPGQSEILKITVVRDEIPIETVRSDWMDGGIGRIDISQFSEDTSKEFTKQLKELEEKGMKGLVIDVRGNPGGLLPAVLEIGEQLVPDEKVIMMTEDKSGNRVKYQSKLKGKKEYPIVVLTDKGSASASEILAGALQEAGGYKVVGQTTFGKGTVQTAKDFDDGSNIKLTMAKWLTPDGNWINKEGVQPDVEVEMPEYYQATPPQPDKPLKRDMSDSQVRNLQLVLESLGFRPDRTDGYFSEQTETAVKAFQKTENLDVTGEVDEKTALQLQEAFIEMMREPDNDLQLRVGIETLKKEIK; the protein is encoded by the coding sequence ATGCGTGGACGTACCGTGGCCCTGTTACTGGTGTGTGCCGTCCTCTTCAGCAGTCTGGCGACGGCGACGGTGTTGGGTGGCGGTGGTTTGCTTTCGCAAGTGACAGGCTCTCCAGCCGGTCAAGACACCCAAGGGTTGGATCGGCATATCGACAAGCTGAGAGAAGCCTATGGATTGATTCAATCCCAATACATCGGCGAAGTAAAGGAGCAGCAACTGATCGACGGAGCCATCCGCGGGATGGTGGATTCGTTGGACGATCCTTATTCCGCTTATATGGATAAAAACATGGCGAAGCAGTTCCATTCATCCCTGGAATCCTCCTTTCAGGGGATAGGGGCTGAAGTAACCATGAAGAACGGTCGGGTAACCATTGTTTCTCCGTTTAAGGATTCACCAGCCGAAAAAGCGGGTCTGAGACCGGAAGATCAGATCCACAAGGTGAATGGCGAAAGCTTGGAAGGTCTGGATCTGAACGAAGCCGTGGAAAAAATCAAGGGTCCCAAAGGATCCAAGGCCAAGTTGGAAGTAGTGCGACCGGGTCAGAGCGAAATCCTGAAGATTACGGTGGTCCGAGATGAAATCCCCATCGAGACAGTCCGGTCGGATTGGATGGACGGGGGGATCGGTCGCATCGACATCTCTCAGTTTTCCGAAGATACCTCCAAGGAATTCACCAAGCAACTGAAGGAATTGGAGGAGAAGGGGATGAAAGGGCTGGTGATCGATGTCCGGGGCAATCCAGGCGGTCTTCTGCCGGCAGTTCTGGAGATCGGGGAACAATTGGTGCCGGACGAAAAAGTGATCATGATGACGGAAGATAAATCCGGAAACCGGGTGAAGTATCAGTCTAAATTAAAGGGAAAGAAAGAATATCCCATTGTGGTTTTGACAGACAAGGGTTCCGCCAGCGCTTCTGAAATTCTGGCGGGTGCCTTGCAGGAAGCCGGTGGGTATAAAGTGGTGGGTCAAACCACTTTCGGCAAGGGAACCGTCCAGACAGCCAAGGATTTTGATGACGGCAGCAACATCAAACTGACCATGGCCAAGTGGCTCACTCCCGACGGCAATTGGATCAACAAAGAAGGGGTTCAGCCTGATGTGGAAGTGGAAATGCCGGAATACTATCAAGCGACGCCTCCCCAGCCGGATAAGCCATTGAAGCGGGACATGTCCGATTCGCAAGTGCGCAACCTGCAACTGGTGTTAGAGAGCCTGGGCTTTCGCCCCGACCGTACGGATGGTTACTTCAGCGAACAGACGGAAACGGCGGTGAAGGCATTCCAGAAGACGGAAAACCTCGATGTCACCGGGGAAGTGGATGAAAAAACGGCGCTGCAATTGCAGGAAGCGTTTATTGAAATGATGAGAGAGCCGGATAACGACCTGCAATTGCGGGTCGGGATCGAAACACTGAAAAAAGAGATAAAGTAA
- a CDS encoding PDZ domain-containing protein, giving the protein MEITPAFWGEWMDTWTQMLVHPLWLAAILLAAWQFAWKSLQEEQRYGGKLNPPTPLFLQSLAWGIAAGWLLTPLLLTLPLSIQWNELFWVWGVALFLCCIRLRFACFAYSAGLLSLVSLTWQSMGEPVPAGAGGVVWNALYHFSVSDWMAVVVALHLAEWWLVRVDGQQGGTPVTAKDPHNEILGGYRLQKVWPLPLFIPSPVGVIPLPVLTGFARINLSRPPEQQKRRSSSLILLFALILLSLVVTARWWEPLLWLTAAFSVIGHEALYLLGRHREKKRFPLYGAVPDGVKIWVVLPGTPADSMGLKPGDVLLRVNGQPTRSGPELKAAIRRSAAFAKLELKDEQGEAKLAQCPVYEGDPPLLGIVPAPESDFAAQKAAKKENPAMPSVDPTL; this is encoded by the coding sequence ATGGAAATAACACCTGCCTTCTGGGGGGAATGGATGGACACCTGGACGCAGATGTTGGTTCACCCCTTGTGGTTGGCGGCCATCTTGTTGGCCGCTTGGCAATTTGCTTGGAAAAGCTTGCAAGAGGAGCAGCGATACGGAGGAAAACTAAACCCGCCTACCCCGCTTTTTTTGCAGAGTCTGGCATGGGGAATTGCGGCGGGATGGTTGTTAACTCCTTTGTTGTTGACGTTGCCGTTGTCGATCCAATGGAACGAATTATTTTGGGTGTGGGGAGTCGCCTTGTTTTTATGTTGCATTCGGCTGCGGTTCGCCTGTTTTGCTTACAGTGCCGGTTTGTTATCATTGGTCAGCCTCACCTGGCAATCGATGGGTGAACCGGTTCCTGCCGGGGCGGGCGGCGTCGTGTGGAACGCGTTGTATCATTTCTCCGTTTCCGATTGGATGGCGGTAGTGGTCGCGCTTCATTTGGCGGAATGGTGGTTGGTGCGGGTGGATGGCCAACAGGGCGGTACGCCGGTTACAGCGAAGGATCCCCACAACGAGATTTTGGGTGGTTACCGTCTCCAGAAAGTATGGCCGCTACCTTTGTTTATTCCTTCCCCTGTCGGTGTGATCCCCTTGCCTGTTCTGACAGGGTTTGCCCGTATCAATCTATCGCGACCGCCAGAGCAGCAAAAACGCCGATCCTCGTCCCTGATCCTGTTATTTGCTTTGATTCTGCTGTCTTTGGTGGTTACCGCTCGGTGGTGGGAGCCGCTTTTGTGGTTGACCGCCGCTTTCTCCGTCATCGGTCATGAAGCTCTCTACTTGCTGGGACGACATCGGGAGAAAAAGCGGTTTCCCCTTTACGGGGCGGTTCCCGATGGGGTCAAGATCTGGGTGGTGCTGCCCGGTACCCCGGCGGATTCCATGGGATTAAAACCTGGTGACGTTTTGCTCCGGGTTAATGGCCAACCAACTCGCAGCGGTCCGGAACTGAAGGCGGCCATTCGCCGATCTGCCGCTTTCGCAAAATTGGAATTGAAGGATGAACAAGGAGAGGCCAAATTGGCCCAATGCCCGGTATATGAGGGAGATCCACCGCTCTTGGGAATCGTTCCTGCGCCGGAATCCGACTTTGCGGCACAAAAGGCGGCGAAAAAGGAAAATCCTGCGATGCCGTCGGTAGATCCGACCTTGTGA
- the uvrB gene encoding excinuclease ABC subunit UvrB: MISKTFRMVSEYEPSGDQPGAIEALTTGVLSGKKHQTLLGATGTGKTFTIAHTIARVEKPTLVIAPNKTLAAQLCGELKELFPENAVEYFVSYYDYYQPEAYVPQTDTYIEKDSSINDEIDKLRHSATSALFERNDVIIVASVSCIYGLGSPEEYREQVVPLRVGMERDRNAVLRDLVDIQYERNDMNFVRGTFRVRGDVIEIFPVSRGEQAVRVEFFGDEIERIREIDVLTGEVVGDREHIAIFPASHYVTREAVMQRALKQIEAELEEKLKMFQDAGKLLEAQRLEQRTRYDMEMMREVGFCSGIENYSRHLVGKKAGEAPYTLLDYFPDDFLIIIDESHVTVPQIGAMYKGDRSRKEMLVDHGFRLPSALDNRPLRFEEFEERVNQAIFVSATPGPYELEHAPDVVEQIIRPTGLVDPRIHVRPIQGQIDDLIGEIHQRLQRDERVLITTLTKKMAEDLTDYLKEAGIKVQYLHSDIKTIQRMQILRELRLGEFDVLVGINLLREGLDLPEVSLVAILDADKEGFLRAERSLIQTIGRAARNANGEVIMYADRMTDSMKRAIEETERRRAIQIAHNRKHGIEPATIKKAVRDVIEATKVAEEPETYQAAPDMAKMGKKERTKMIQRLEKEMKQAAKDLQFEQAAKLRDLIIELKAEGA; this comes from the coding sequence ATGATATCAAAGACTTTTCGCATGGTGTCGGAATACGAGCCGAGTGGCGATCAGCCCGGTGCGATTGAAGCATTGACCACCGGAGTCCTGTCGGGCAAAAAGCACCAGACTCTCCTGGGGGCGACGGGAACGGGGAAAACCTTCACCATCGCACATACCATCGCCCGGGTGGAGAAGCCGACGCTGGTGATCGCACCCAACAAAACTTTGGCTGCCCAATTGTGTGGGGAACTAAAAGAATTATTTCCGGAAAATGCGGTTGAGTATTTCGTCAGTTACTACGATTATTACCAGCCTGAGGCGTACGTGCCGCAGACCGATACCTATATTGAAAAAGACTCGTCGATCAACGATGAAATCGATAAGCTCCGCCACTCCGCCACCAGTGCGCTGTTTGAACGGAATGACGTGATTATCGTCGCCAGTGTTTCCTGTATTTACGGCTTGGGTTCCCCGGAAGAGTACCGGGAGCAGGTCGTGCCTCTGCGTGTTGGGATGGAACGGGACCGGAACGCCGTGTTGCGCGATTTGGTGGATATCCAGTATGAGCGCAACGATATGAACTTTGTTCGAGGAACGTTTCGGGTCCGGGGGGACGTCATCGAAATTTTCCCGGTTTCCCGAGGTGAACAAGCGGTTCGGGTGGAGTTTTTCGGGGATGAGATTGAACGGATCCGGGAGATTGATGTACTGACCGGTGAGGTCGTCGGAGACCGAGAGCATATTGCCATTTTTCCGGCTTCTCATTATGTGACGCGGGAAGCGGTAATGCAGCGGGCGTTAAAACAGATTGAGGCAGAACTGGAAGAGAAGCTGAAAATGTTCCAGGATGCTGGCAAACTCTTGGAAGCACAGCGTCTGGAACAGCGGACCCGCTACGACATGGAGATGATGCGGGAGGTGGGTTTTTGTTCTGGGATTGAGAACTATTCCCGCCACTTGGTTGGAAAAAAGGCGGGAGAGGCTCCCTATACCCTGCTGGACTACTTCCCTGACGATTTTTTGATCATCATTGATGAGTCCCATGTAACCGTGCCGCAGATTGGGGCGATGTACAAGGGAGACCGCTCCCGTAAGGAAATGCTGGTGGATCACGGGTTCCGTCTTCCCTCCGCACTGGACAACCGCCCCTTGCGTTTCGAGGAATTCGAGGAGCGGGTAAACCAGGCTATTTTCGTATCTGCTACTCCCGGCCCCTATGAGTTGGAACACGCACCGGATGTGGTGGAACAAATCATCCGGCCCACCGGATTGGTAGATCCCCGTATTCATGTTCGGCCCATTCAAGGGCAAATTGATGATCTCATCGGCGAAATCCATCAACGGCTGCAGCGGGATGAGCGGGTTTTGATCACCACCTTAACCAAAAAGATGGCTGAGGACCTGACCGATTACCTCAAAGAAGCCGGCATTAAGGTGCAATATCTGCATTCGGACATTAAAACGATCCAGCGGATGCAAATTTTGCGGGAGCTTCGTCTGGGTGAATTTGACGTTTTGGTAGGAATCAACTTGTTGCGGGAGGGATTGGACTTGCCCGAAGTTTCCCTGGTGGCCATTTTGGATGCCGACAAAGAAGGGTTTTTACGGGCGGAGCGATCCCTCATTCAGACTATCGGCCGGGCGGCCCGTAATGCCAACGGCGAGGTAATCATGTATGCCGACAGGATGACCGACTCTATGAAGCGGGCGATCGAGGAGACGGAACGCCGCCGCGCTATTCAAATCGCCCACAACCGAAAGCACGGAATTGAGCCCGCCACGATTAAAAAAGCGGTGCGGGATGTGATCGAGGCCACCAAGGTGGCGGAAGAGCCGGAAACGTATCAGGCGGCACCGGACATGGCAAAAATGGGGAAGAAAGAACGAACAAAGATGATTCAACGCCTGGAAAAAGAGATGAAACAAGCGGCCAAGGACTTGCAGTTCGAGCAAGCGGCGAAACTTCGGGACCTGATCATCGAGTTGAAAGCGGAGGGAGCGTAA